The Bradyrhizobium diazoefficiens genome contains the following window.
CTCGGTGTGCTCGGTGATGTCGAGACCTTCACGTTCGGTCTCGACATTGGCGCGGAGGCCAACGATCACATCGACGACCTTGTAGAGGATCGCCGAACCGACGCCCGACCACACCAGCGTGGTGCAGACGGCCTCGATCTGGGAGATCATCTGCGCCGCGAAGTCGTAATCGGCAACCTTGGGCGGGATCGCGGTGTAGTCGATGATGCCCGCACCACCGAGAGCCGGATTGACCAGGATGCCGGTGCCGAGGGCGCCGACGATGCCGCCGATGCAGTGCACGCCGAACACGTCGAGCGAGTCGTCGTAGCCGAGCGCGTTCTTCACGACGGTGCAGAAGAACAGGCAGACCACGCCGACCACGAGGCCGAGGACGATCGCACCCATCACGCCGGAGAAGCCGGCGGCAGGCGTGACGGCCACGAGGCCCGCGACAGCGCCGGAGATGACGCCGAGCACCGACGGGTGACCCTTGATGATCCACTCCGCGAACATCCACGACAGCGCGGCGGCTGCGGTGGCGACGAAGGAGTTGGTCATGGCGAGCGCAGCGCCGCCGTTGGCTTCGAGGTTGGAGCCGGCATTGAAGCCGAACCAGCCGACCCAGAGCAGCGAGGCGCCGATCATCGACATGGTCAGCGAGTGCGGAGCCATCAGCTCCTTGCCGTAACCGGTGCGCTTGCCGATCAGCAGAGCGCCGACGAGACCTGCAATGCCGGCGTTGATGTGCACCACGGTGCCGCCAGCGAAGTCGATCGCGCCCTTCTTGAAGATCCAGCCGGCGTCGGCGTTGATCTCGTCGAGCTTGGCCTGAGCCGCGGTCTTCGCCGCACCATCAGCCGCCGCAGCCAGAGCCTTGGCCGCATCCTGGATCGCGTCCGGGCCGGGCCAGTACCAGACCATGTGCGCGATCGGGAAGTAGATCAGCGTGACCCAGAGCGGGATGAACAGGGCGATCGCCGAGAACTTCATGCGCTCGGCGAAGGCGCCGACGATGAGGGCGGGCGTGATCGCCGCGAAGGTCATCTGGAAGCAGACATAGACGAGCTCCGAGATATTGGCGTCGACCGAGAAGGTCGCGGCCTTCGAGTCGGTGGTGACGCCCATCATGAAGGCCTTGGAGAAGCCGCCGATGAAGTCGGAACCGCCGGTGAAGGCGAGGCTGTAGCCGTACACGGCCCAGATCACGGTGACGACGCAGACGGTGTAGAACACCTGCATCAGGACCGAGAGCATGTTCTTGGAGCGAACGAGGCCGCCGTAGAACAGCGCGAGACCCGGGATCGTCATCAACAGCACGAGCACTGTCGATGTCAGCATCCAGGCGTTGTCTCCCTTGTTGACCGTTGGCTCGGCATAGGCTGCGGTCGCAGCGAACAGGCCGACTGCGAGAGCCGCCAATCCCGCGCCATAGGGACGCTTAAACGTCATTTCATTTACTCCTGATTGAATTTTGGTTGAGCGCGAAATCAAAGGGCCGCAGCGTCGGCCTCGCCGGTGCGGATGCGGACCGCATGGTCGAGGTTGATGACGAAGATCTTGCCGTCGCCGATCTGTCCGGTTTTCGCGGCGGACGTGATGGCGTCGATGGTCTTGTCGACCTGGTCGGAGGCGACAGCGACCTCGATCTTGATCTTGGGCAGGAAGCTCACGGCATATTCGGCGCCGCGATAGATTTCCGTGTGGCCTTTCTGACGGCCATATCCCTTGACTTCCGTCACCGTGAGACCGTGAACGCCAATGGCGGTCAGGGCGTCCCGGACTTCTTCCAGCTTGAATGGCTTGATAATCGCCATAACAATTTTCATGGGTCCTATCCCCGCTTGGGCCCGGTCCGGACGTGGCCGGGCGTTTCTCGACTGGTTCGCCACGAGGGAGAAGTTCACTACGCGGGCACAGCCACGCCCTCTAGAATCAAATGCCGTGCCAGATCGAGTCTGTTGGCTAACGGACTATGAAAACGGGTGTTTTCGCGTTTGACGGGTACCGCGCTGCAGTGCGCCATTACGTCGCGCTCAATCCATGGTCAGGCCTGAGCAAAAATGAGGCACGACAGGCTGCCGACACAATGCTGCTCACGTGTCGGGCAGTCAAAAGGTATCTAATTAAGGGGAGATGCGTCGCCGCCCTGCGAAATATCGAGCCCTTCGCGCTTGTGCTCACGAGATGCGCGCAACCAACCAGCCGGGCGCGGCGGGGGCTTGCCGCGCGGGATCCGGCTGAGGACCGTCAGGCGGCGTCGCGCACTGCAAAGACCCGGTCGATCAATCCCCATTCGACCCCTTGCTGCGCGGTCATGAAGTGGTCGCGGTCCAGGGTCCGTTCCACCTCCGCCTCGGAGCGTCCGCAATGCTGCGCATAGAGCCGGGTGATACGCCGCTTGGTTTCCTGCATCTCGGTGGCATGGATCAGGATGTCGGACGCCTGGCCCTGAAAGCCGCCGAGCGGCTGATGCACGTGGAGGCTTGCATTCGGCAGCGCGGCGCGGTGACCGGGTTCGCCGGCCATCAGCAGGAACGAGCCCATCGAGCGCGCGGTGCCCATGCACAGCGTATGAACCGGCGCCTTGATGAACTGCATGGTGTCGTACATCGCAAGGCCAGAGGTGACCACGCCGCCGTAGGAATTGATGTAGAGATTGATCGGCTTGTGCGGATTCTCCGCCTCGAGGAACAGCAGCTGCGCGCAGACGAGGCCCGACATCGCGTCATTGACCTCGCCGTTGAGGAAGATGATGCGCTCGCGCAGCAGCCGCGAGTAGATGTCGAAGGATCGTTCGCCGCGGGCGGATTGTTCGACGACCATAGGGACGAGCTGAAGCATGTCGCGCATCGGCGACCTCCATGTCTACAGGTGATAGAAGTCTCGTTGCGTCAGGCCGCTGCGCGCATCAGGCAGCAATTGCTGTTGGCCGGCTGCGGCAGTTTCGCGCTGATGTCGCAGGCTTGCTGGATGATGCGAAAGCGGGTGCCGCCGTCCTCGTTCGGTTCGATCCGGAAGATGACATGGCTCTCGCGAAACGGCGGTTCGGAATCGCGAAGCCGATAGCGCACCTCTTCGCCAGGGATCGATGATTCCGGCTCGGCGCCCGCAAGATCGCAATCCGGCAGCCAGCGCTCGCGCAATTCAGGAATGGTCACGGCGCGCCAGACCTTTGTCGGTGGTGCATCGAATTCATATTCGAGCACCAAATCTGTTTCGAGCACGAGGGCTTCGTCGGCGGGATCAGGCTTCACTGCATCGCTCATTGATCCATATCCTTCAAGAGGTCGGCGAGGGCTTCCATGCGCTTGGGCCAATAGGCGCGATAGCGCGCAAGCCACGTCCCGATGGCAACAATTCCGTCCGGGTCGACTTCGTAGTTCACAAAGCGGCCCTGCCGCTGTTCGCGCACCAGGCCTGCCGCGCGCAGCACCGAAAGATGCTGCGACATCGCCGGCTGGCTGATCTCCAGTCCGTCGCGCAAGGCGCTGGCATTCAGGCTTCCGCCAGCGAGCTTCTCAAAGACTTTTCGGCGGGTCGGGTCGGCCAGCGCCTTGAAGATGTCGGCTTTGATCATGACAACACATAAGCACATGCTTATGTGTTGCGCAAGCCTTTTACTGAAGGGCTTCACCGTGCTGCGAGATATCGAGCCCCTCGAGCTCGTGCTCACGCGAGACGCGCAATGGCACGAACAGGCCGACCAGCTTGAGCAGCACGTAACTCACGCCCGCCGACCAGACGAAGGTGACGGCGACGCCGTAGAGCTGGATCAGCAGCTGCTGCGGATGGCCTTCGATCAGGCCGGCCGTGCCGCCGATCGCGCTGGTCGCGAACACGCCGGCGAGCAGCGTGCCGGTCAGCCCGCCGATGCCGTGAACGCCGAACACGTCGAGCGAATCGTCGTAGTCGAAGCGGTGCTTCAGCCAGGTGCAGGCCCAGTAGCAGATCACACCGGCGGCGATGCCGATGACGATGCCGTGCCATGGCGCGACGAAGCCGGAGGCCGGCGTGATGGTGCCGAGGCCGGCCACCGCGCCCGAGATCATGCCGAGCACGGAGGGCTTGCGCCGTGTCGACCATTCGATCGCGCCCCAGGTCAGCGCGCCCGAGCAGGCCGCGAGATGGGTCGCGATGATCGCCATCACCGCGCGCGAATTGGCAGCACCGGCCGAGCCGCCGTTGAAGCCGAACCAGCCGACCCACAACAGGCCGGTGCCCATCACGGCGAGCGAGAGATCGAAGGGCGAAAGATTTTCGGTGCCGTAGCCGTGACGTCGCCCCATCACCTTCGCCGCCACGAGGCCGCCGGTGCCGGCCGACAGATGCACGACGAGGCCGCCGGCGAAATCCAGCACGCCCATGCTGTTGAGGAAGCCGCCGCCCCACACCCAATGCGCCAGTGGAATGTAGACGAAGATGAACCAGGCGACGGAGAACAAGAGGTAGGCGGAGAACCGCATCCGGTCGGCCACGGAGCCCGCGACCAGCGCCA
Protein-coding sequences here:
- a CDS encoding ammonium transporter, with amino-acid sequence MTFKRPYGAGLAALAVGLFAATAAYAEPTVNKGDNAWMLTSTVLVLLMTIPGLALFYGGLVRSKNMLSVLMQVFYTVCVVTVIWAVYGYSLAFTGGSDFIGGFSKAFMMGVTTDSKAATFSVDANISELVYVCFQMTFAAITPALIVGAFAERMKFSAIALFIPLWVTLIYFPIAHMVWYWPGPDAIQDAAKALAAAADGAAKTAAQAKLDEINADAGWIFKKGAIDFAGGTVVHINAGIAGLVGALLIGKRTGYGKELMAPHSLTMSMIGASLLWVGWFGFNAGSNLEANGGAALAMTNSFVATAAAALSWMFAEWIIKGHPSVLGVISGAVAGLVAVTPAAGFSGVMGAIVLGLVVGVVCLFFCTVVKNALGYDDSLDVFGVHCIGGIVGALGTGILVNPALGGAGIIDYTAIPPKVADYDFAAQMISQIEAVCTTLVWSGVGSAILYKVVDVIVGLRANVETEREGLDITEHTERAYNM
- a CDS encoding P-II family nitrogen regulator, encoding MKIVMAIIKPFKLEEVRDALTAIGVHGLTVTEVKGYGRQKGHTEIYRGAEYAVSFLPKIKIEVAVASDQVDKTIDAITSAAKTGQIGDGKIFVINLDHAVRIRTGEADAAAL
- a CDS encoding ATP-dependent Clp protease proteolytic subunit is translated as MRDMLQLVPMVVEQSARGERSFDIYSRLLRERIIFLNGEVNDAMSGLVCAQLLFLEAENPHKPINLYINSYGGVVTSGLAMYDTMQFIKAPVHTLCMGTARSMGSFLLMAGEPGHRAALPNASLHVHQPLGGFQGQASDILIHATEMQETKRRITRLYAQHCGRSEAEVERTLDRDHFMTAQQGVEWGLIDRVFAVRDAA
- a CDS encoding SRPBCC domain-containing protein, translating into MSDAVKPDPADEALVLETDLVLEYEFDAPPTKVWRAVTIPELRERWLPDCDLAGAEPESSIPGEEVRYRLRDSEPPFRESHVIFRIEPNEDGGTRFRIIQQACDISAKLPQPANSNCCLMRAAA
- a CDS encoding helix-turn-helix transcriptional regulator, which encodes MIKADIFKALADPTRRKVFEKLAGGSLNASALRDGLEISQPAMSQHLSVLRAAGLVREQRQGRFVNYEVDPDGIVAIGTWLARYRAYWPKRMEALADLLKDMDQ
- a CDS encoding ammonium transporter, whose translation is MAGSLRRVAAMAAPIGLASIMVSPAHAASSEINTADTAWMIVATALVLMMTIPGLALFYSGMVRKKNVLATMAQSLAAVTIISILWVAFGYSLCFVGDGPWIGSLDRWFLAGMTMDSVNPAAKTIPEALFMLYQMTFAIITVALVAGSVADRMRFSAYLLFSVAWFIFVYIPLAHWVWGGGFLNSMGVLDFAGGLVVHLSAGTGGLVAAKVMGRRHGYGTENLSPFDLSLAVMGTGLLWVGWFGFNGGSAGAANSRAVMAIIATHLAACSGALTWGAIEWSTRRKPSVLGMISGAVAGLGTITPASGFVAPWHGIVIGIAAGVICYWACTWLKHRFDYDDSLDVFGVHGIGGLTGTLLAGVFATSAIGGTAGLIEGHPQQLLIQLYGVAVTFVWSAGVSYVLLKLVGLFVPLRVSREHELEGLDISQHGEALQ